In Chitinivorax sp. B, the following are encoded in one genomic region:
- a CDS encoding TonB-dependent receptor, giving the protein MSLVCAHSYASEATITNQDVIVVSASRAATALKDTPAAIGKVSEAALDRLKPTFTGEVLNQVPGVFMTNLGNEQHSMAIRMPISTNAYYVYLEDGLPIRPVGIFNHNALYEINLPGAAGVEVIKGPASSLYGSNAVGGAVNFLTRKPTTELEAQFATQASNAGYRRADVDVSSSAGKIGWRVAGYHARSDGGDADYDSFEKTGATLRTDLALSSKASLITVLTHNTLRTDMPGSLKPSDFEQRPDFSQQTFTWREVKATRLSTTLAGSWMENGESAATLFLRNNDTAQLPSYLVFNTGSTSASGRLNDNHFRSFGLDLRHRQQFDQVRVVVGASTERSPNDYNEQNLSIERDPSTEKYLRYNVAGQRRDYRVVLTNQAVYSQLEWQLTQSVRLVGGMRYDAIKYDYHNHLQPSATTGAPSETRRFQRTSPKLGAIWNLISGLDTYANASQGFIPPEVSSLYGALNVPNLQPARYDNIEVGTRFRRNGWNWELALYRLSGHDEQVNYTIAPGKSEPRNVGRTRHQGLEFGMGWKVWPDLQLRASGSWAQHRFLTYDASPALSYAGRDMPQAPKLIANLEATWTPTPDTRLSLEAQRMGKWWMDNANTVRYPGHALYHLRASHDLGNWQVWAKLMNLTDKRYAESASSSFSGVGARHPDTQDSYTAGDGRTFYVGVRYRFGA; this is encoded by the coding sequence TTGTCACTGGTTTGCGCCCACAGCTATGCCAGCGAGGCCACTATCACCAATCAGGATGTAATTGTCGTCTCTGCCTCACGCGCTGCGACCGCCCTAAAGGATACGCCAGCAGCTATTGGCAAAGTGTCTGAAGCGGCACTGGATCGGTTGAAACCCACCTTTACCGGTGAAGTATTGAACCAGGTTCCCGGGGTGTTCATGACTAATCTAGGCAACGAGCAGCACAGCATGGCAATTCGCATGCCGATATCGACCAACGCTTATTACGTTTATCTTGAAGATGGCTTGCCAATCCGGCCTGTTGGCATTTTCAACCACAACGCGCTCTACGAAATCAACCTGCCGGGCGCTGCGGGTGTAGAGGTCATCAAAGGGCCCGCATCCTCACTATATGGCAGTAATGCAGTAGGGGGAGCCGTCAACTTTCTGACACGTAAGCCCACCACAGAACTGGAGGCACAGTTTGCCACCCAGGCCAGTAATGCTGGCTATCGCCGCGCTGATGTCGATGTGTCCTCGTCTGCCGGCAAGATTGGGTGGCGGGTGGCGGGCTATCACGCCCGCTCTGATGGTGGGGATGCCGATTACGACAGCTTTGAAAAGACTGGGGCCACATTACGAACTGACCTGGCCCTGAGTAGTAAAGCCAGCCTGATCACCGTGTTGACACATAACACACTACGGACTGACATGCCCGGCAGCCTGAAGCCCAGTGACTTCGAACAACGCCCGGACTTCAGTCAGCAAACGTTCACTTGGCGGGAGGTCAAGGCAACACGATTGAGCACCACGTTGGCAGGCTCCTGGATGGAGAATGGTGAATCCGCCGCTACGCTGTTCCTGCGCAACAACGATACCGCCCAATTACCCAGCTATCTGGTATTCAACACGGGTTCAACATCAGCCAGTGGCCGACTCAATGATAACCATTTCCGATCGTTCGGGCTGGATCTGCGCCATCGCCAGCAATTTGACCAAGTACGGGTGGTCGTGGGCGCTAGTACTGAACGCAGTCCCAACGACTACAACGAACAAAACCTGAGCATCGAGCGCGACCCATCGACCGAAAAGTATCTGCGCTACAACGTAGCAGGGCAGCGCCGCGATTATCGTGTCGTGCTCACCAATCAAGCAGTTTACAGTCAGCTTGAGTGGCAATTGACCCAGTCAGTCAGATTGGTAGGTGGTATGCGTTACGACGCAATCAAATATGATTATCACAATCATCTACAACCCTCGGCAACGACAGGTGCACCATCTGAAACCCGACGTTTTCAGCGTACCAGCCCCAAGTTAGGCGCAATCTGGAACCTGATCTCTGGGCTGGATACCTATGCCAACGCTAGCCAAGGTTTTATCCCACCAGAAGTCAGCAGCCTGTATGGCGCACTGAATGTGCCAAACCTGCAACCCGCCCGCTATGACAATATTGAAGTTGGCACCCGCTTCCGTCGTAATGGATGGAACTGGGAACTGGCACTGTATCGACTATCCGGCCACGATGAGCAGGTGAACTACACCATTGCACCGGGCAAAAGTGAACCACGCAATGTTGGCCGCACCCGTCATCAAGGCCTGGAGTTCGGAATGGGCTGGAAAGTCTGGCCCGATCTGCAGTTACGCGCTTCCGGCAGTTGGGCACAACACCGTTTCCTGACCTATGATGCCAGCCCAGCCCTCAGCTATGCCGGTCGCGACATGCCACAGGCACCCAAACTGATTGCCAATCTGGAGGCCACTTGGACCCCGACTCCTGACACACGTTTGAGTCTGGAAGCACAACGCATGGGCAAGTGGTGGATGGATAACGCCAACACGGTACGTTACCCAGGCCATGCACTTTACCACCTGCGTGCCAGCCACGACCTGGGCAATTGGCAGGTATGGGCCAAACTGATGAACCTGACAGACAAACGCTATGCAGAATCGGCCAGCTCAAGCTTCAGTGGCGTAGGCGCCCGTCATCCTGATACGCAGGACAGTTATACCGCAGGTGATGGCCGCACCTTCTATGTGGGTGTGCGTTACCGCTTTGGCGCCTGA
- a CDS encoding SIMPL domain-containing protein (The SIMPL domain is named for its presence in mouse protein SIMPL (signalling molecule that associates with mouse pelle-like kinase). Bacterial member BP26, from Brucella, was shown to assemble into a channel-like structure, while YggE from E. coli has been associated with resistance to oxidative stress.): MEKGLPKALVTLGILLALGMSVAAFLLGTQTRHIGSGRQNISVKGLAEKPVKADLAEWSIGVSVHADTFADALSKLRQGRPVLDTFLEKQGFDKATLKEGDEDVTPNMIEEETQNGQFRQVQKGFVARQSITVTSKDLAKIATASKAALQLEADGHPVFYSKPLYLVSNLEEVKMSLIGAATQNAKKRADEFAKYGDTKVGSMRSASQGAFYILPTGSSVEANDYGGVYDKSTIDKIARVVVTIDYNLDQ, translated from the coding sequence ATGGAAAAAGGATTACCCAAGGCCTTGGTAACACTGGGTATTTTACTGGCACTAGGCATGTCGGTCGCAGCCTTTCTGTTGGGCACGCAAACCCGGCATATTGGTTCGGGGCGGCAGAATATTTCAGTCAAAGGACTAGCGGAAAAACCTGTCAAGGCGGACCTGGCAGAATGGAGCATCGGCGTCAGCGTGCATGCTGATACCTTTGCCGATGCGTTAAGCAAGCTACGTCAGGGTCGTCCGGTACTGGATACGTTTCTGGAAAAGCAAGGGTTTGATAAAGCAACGTTGAAAGAAGGCGATGAAGATGTCACCCCGAATATGATTGAGGAGGAAACCCAGAACGGTCAGTTTCGCCAAGTACAAAAAGGGTTCGTTGCTCGCCAGTCGATTACCGTAACCAGCAAAGACTTGGCTAAGATTGCTACAGCGAGTAAGGCGGCCTTGCAGTTAGAAGCCGATGGTCACCCTGTATTCTATTCCAAACCTCTGTATTTGGTTTCGAACTTGGAAGAAGTCAAAATGTCGCTGATCGGTGCGGCAACGCAAAATGCAAAAAAACGTGCTGACGAGTTTGCGAAATATGGTGATACCAAGGTTGGCAGCATGCGGTCGGCATCACAAGGTGCATTTTACATTCTGCCTACTGGTAGCAGTGTCGAAGCCAATGATTACGGCGGCGTCTATGATAAAAGCACCATCGACAAGATTGCCCGTGTGGTGGTGACCATCGATTACAACCTGGATCAGTAA
- a CDS encoding TetR family transcriptional regulator: MARRTKEEALETRNQLLDSAEQLFSANGVAQTTLNDVAANAGLTRGAIYWHFKNKADLLEALCERARMPLEDAMNSLNDSHASPLDRIRAKSVEVLRQVVGDAHCRSVFNITLHKCEFTDELASLKKRHLEGRDDCLSQIEQEFAEAAASGQLRKDIKPRMAAIGLLSYIDGLLYHWLPVPEYFSLGDEADALIDIYLSGLIRNDSR, translated from the coding sequence GTGGCACGTCGTACCAAAGAAGAAGCACTGGAAACGCGTAACCAGCTGCTGGATTCAGCCGAACAACTCTTCAGCGCCAATGGTGTCGCACAAACGACACTGAATGATGTCGCAGCTAACGCAGGCCTGACCCGTGGCGCCATCTATTGGCATTTCAAAAACAAGGCAGATCTGCTCGAAGCGCTATGCGAACGCGCCCGCATGCCACTGGAAGATGCGATGAATTCGCTGAATGACAGCCATGCCAGCCCACTTGATCGCATCCGAGCCAAATCAGTCGAAGTACTCCGTCAGGTGGTAGGTGATGCACATTGTCGATCGGTGTTCAATATCACCCTGCATAAGTGTGAATTCACCGACGAACTGGCCAGTCTGAAGAAAAGGCATCTGGAAGGCCGCGACGATTGCCTGAGCCAGATCGAACAAGAATTTGCCGAAGCTGCAGCTTCCGGCCAACTTCGCAAGGACATCAAGCCACGCATGGCGGCCATAGGATTGTTATCTTATATTGATGGTCTACTCTATCACTGGCTGCCCGTACCGGAATACTTCTCGCTTGGTGACGAAGCCGACGCGCTGATTGATATTTACCTGTCAGGACTCATAAGAAATGACTCAAGATGA
- a CDS encoding efflux RND transporter periplasmic adaptor subunit, with product MRQHYPRIATLAPLAALILAACGKPAENGMHGMPPPEVNTYKVQTQDLPVSFEYVGETAGSKEVEIRGRVNGILEQRAYEEGSMVKAGQTLFVIDPKPYEAQSAAAEADVASAEARLAQAKREVARLKPLIEQKATSQKEYDDALSNEQLAAASLKATQARLKEARLNLGYTRVTAPVSGITGKAAKSEGSLVSATGDSLLTTVVQVDPLYVNFGIAEDDHLKLSREAAVGKIKLPEGGKYQVSLRLSDGSAFEQTGKLNFTDARVNNQTGTIDARAELANPGAKLKSGQFVRVMLSGAVRPNAVAVPQGAVLESGQGKFVYVIGKGKDGASVAEIRNVQVGEWVNLDKGAKGWIVRDGLKAGEMVILDNLVKVRPGAPVKLATPGQVPASKPQA from the coding sequence ATGCGACAGCACTATCCAAGAATCGCAACGCTCGCGCCCCTGGCAGCCTTAATCCTGGCTGCATGCGGCAAACCGGCTGAAAATGGCATGCATGGCATGCCGCCGCCGGAAGTCAACACATACAAGGTACAAACACAAGATCTACCCGTTTCATTCGAGTATGTCGGTGAGACCGCTGGCTCGAAGGAAGTTGAAATTCGTGGGCGGGTGAACGGTATTCTGGAACAGCGTGCGTATGAAGAAGGCAGCATGGTAAAAGCCGGGCAGACACTGTTCGTAATTGACCCGAAGCCTTATGAAGCACAATCGGCGGCGGCTGAGGCGGATGTCGCCAGTGCGGAGGCGCGTTTGGCACAAGCCAAGCGTGAAGTTGCACGGCTGAAACCTTTGATTGAGCAAAAGGCGACCAGTCAAAAGGAATATGACGATGCGCTGTCAAATGAACAATTGGCTGCTGCCTCGTTGAAAGCCACCCAGGCACGATTGAAAGAGGCGCGTCTGAATCTGGGGTATACCCGTGTCACCGCCCCGGTTTCCGGCATTACAGGCAAGGCCGCCAAGTCGGAAGGCAGTCTGGTCAGTGCCACAGGGGATAGTTTATTGACGACAGTCGTACAGGTTGATCCGCTGTATGTGAATTTCGGTATTGCTGAAGATGATCATCTGAAACTGTCTCGTGAGGCGGCGGTCGGTAAGATCAAACTGCCGGAAGGCGGCAAGTATCAGGTTTCGCTGCGGCTATCGGACGGTAGCGCGTTTGAACAGACCGGCAAGCTGAATTTCACCGATGCACGGGTCAATAATCAGACCGGTACGATCGATGCCCGGGCTGAACTGGCTAACCCAGGTGCCAAACTGAAATCGGGGCAATTCGTGCGGGTGATGCTGTCTGGTGCGGTACGACCCAATGCAGTGGCGGTACCGCAGGGTGCCGTGCTGGAAAGCGGCCAAGGTAAATTTGTCTATGTGATCGGTAAAGGCAAGGACGGTGCCAGCGTAGCCGAAATCCGTAATGTACAGGTGGGCGAGTGGGTCAACCTGGATAAGGGGGCCAAGGGCTGGATTGTACGTGATGGTCTGAAAGCCGGTGAAATGGTCATTCTCGACAATCTGGTGAAGGTCCGTCCAGGAGCGCCGGTGAAGCTCGCCACACCTGGGCAGGTACCTGCCAGCAAGCCGCAGGCTTAA
- a CDS encoding efflux RND transporter permease subunit has protein sequence MFSRFFIDRPIFAAVISIFIMLAGLAAMRVLPIAQYPEIAPPVVSVRAVYPGASAEVLEQTVAAPLENQINGVEHMLYMNSTSAGNGAVEIQVTFEIGTDVDQAALNVNNRVKQAEARLPQEVRRQGVTVEKGSSAFLQVLAFYSPDGRYSDLYTSNYVTQNVLDRVKRIPGTTNVQIFGAKDYAMRIWIKPDRMTQLKMTTDELIAAINQQNAQFAPGKIGQSPNEAGQELVYSITTRGRMADVKEFENIIVRANPAGNIKLKDVARVELGAKDNDFIGRYNGKPAVLLGIFLQPGANALDVADEVKRNISEMAEQFPQGLTYAIPYDTTRFVEVSIKEVLKTLGEAMVLVFLVVYLFLQNWRATLIPTIAVPVSLIGTFAGLLMLGYSINTLTLFGMVLAIGIVVDDAIVVLENVERIMHEEHVSAHAAAVKAMREVTGPVIAIVLVLTAVFVPIAFLGGLTGELYRQFAITISIAVGISGLVALTLTPSLCVLILKREHKAPGRFFTWFNNWFERVTHRYVGGVSWMLRRSLIGMLLFGGMVAMTAGLWKTTPGSLVPEEDQGYYIAAVFLPDGATLQRTDKVVQEVIGAIQSNSANQHVMSFAGMDFLGGGFRNSAATIFVSQKPWDERTVKASDLVGELFMKTAHIKEALVLAFNPPAIFGLGSAGGFDFYIQNRGEGGAKRLNEVAQQFMERANKDPMLAGVNTLWRAATPQLYVDVDREKAASLGVSLDNVFNTLSAMLGNYYVNDFNKYGRTWQVLMSADSKYRMRPEDIGSMYVKSTSGKMVPLSAFTKVEYTSGPETLNRFNNLPAVHLMGSGAPGVSSGQAIARIEQIAKEVLPPDFTYDWGGASYQEKRSGGTSGLAIGMAAIMVFLILAAQYEKWSMPLSVMLALPFGTFGALAAVWLRDMSNDVYFQIGLVTLLGLAAKNAILIVEFAVLKKNEGLSTVEAAREAARLRFRPILMTSLAFILGVVPLAFSSGAGAASRQSVGTGVMGGMLAATFLAIFFVPLFYKLITDLFAKKSKNEDVIPVERTTTEEPYA, from the coding sequence ATGTTTTCTCGTTTTTTTATTGATCGCCCCATTTTCGCGGCGGTGATCTCAATTTTCATCATGCTCGCCGGCTTGGCTGCGATGCGGGTGTTGCCGATCGCGCAATATCCCGAGATTGCACCGCCTGTCGTTTCGGTGCGTGCTGTCTATCCTGGGGCCTCGGCAGAGGTGTTGGAGCAGACGGTGGCAGCCCCACTGGAAAACCAGATCAATGGCGTGGAACACATGCTGTATATGAATTCGACCTCTGCCGGTAACGGTGCGGTGGAAATTCAGGTGACTTTTGAAATTGGCACCGATGTGGACCAGGCTGCACTCAACGTCAATAACCGTGTCAAGCAGGCGGAAGCCCGATTGCCGCAGGAAGTTCGGCGGCAGGGTGTGACGGTGGAGAAGGGTAGTTCGGCTTTCTTGCAGGTATTGGCGTTCTACAGCCCGGATGGTCGTTACAGCGATTTGTATACTTCAAATTATGTCACGCAAAACGTGCTGGATCGCGTCAAGCGTATTCCAGGCACCACCAACGTACAGATCTTTGGTGCCAAGGACTATGCAATGCGTATCTGGATCAAACCGGATCGCATGACGCAGTTGAAAATGACCACCGATGAGTTGATCGCGGCCATCAACCAGCAAAACGCGCAGTTTGCACCGGGCAAGATCGGTCAGTCGCCGAACGAAGCAGGGCAGGAACTGGTGTATTCAATCACCACGCGCGGTCGGATGGCAGATGTGAAGGAGTTTGAAAACATCATCGTACGGGCCAATCCTGCCGGTAACATCAAGTTGAAGGATGTTGCACGCGTAGAGCTGGGCGCGAAGGACAACGACTTTATCGGTCGTTACAACGGCAAGCCTGCGGTGCTGTTAGGTATTTTCCTGCAGCCGGGCGCGAATGCGCTGGACGTGGCTGACGAAGTGAAACGCAACATTTCCGAAATGGCTGAGCAGTTCCCGCAAGGTTTGACTTATGCCATCCCTTATGACACCACACGATTTGTGGAAGTGTCGATCAAGGAGGTGTTGAAAACTCTCGGCGAAGCAATGGTACTGGTATTCCTGGTGGTGTACCTGTTCCTGCAGAACTGGCGAGCAACATTGATCCCGACCATTGCGGTGCCGGTGTCATTGATTGGTACGTTTGCTGGCTTGTTAATGCTGGGTTACTCAATCAACACACTGACCTTGTTCGGGATGGTGCTGGCGATTGGTATCGTGGTGGATGATGCGATTGTCGTGCTGGAAAACGTCGAACGTATCATGCATGAAGAACATGTCTCCGCCCATGCAGCAGCCGTCAAGGCAATGCGTGAAGTGACCGGGCCGGTGATCGCGATTGTGCTGGTGCTGACGGCGGTGTTCGTGCCGATTGCCTTCCTGGGTGGGTTGACTGGTGAGTTGTATCGTCAATTCGCGATCACCATTTCGATTGCAGTGGGTATCTCAGGCCTGGTGGCGTTGACACTGACCCCAAGTCTGTGCGTACTGATTTTGAAGCGCGAACACAAAGCACCGGGCCGCTTCTTCACTTGGTTCAACAACTGGTTTGAGCGTGTAACCCACCGCTATGTCGGCGGGGTGAGCTGGATGTTGCGTCGTTCGCTGATTGGCATGTTGTTGTTTGGTGGCATGGTGGCGATGACCGCAGGCCTGTGGAAGACAACACCTGGTTCGTTGGTTCCGGAAGAAGATCAGGGTTACTACATCGCAGCGGTGTTCCTGCCCGATGGCGCCACATTGCAGCGTACCGACAAGGTTGTGCAGGAAGTGATTGGGGCGATTCAGTCCAATTCTGCCAACCAGCACGTGATGTCTTTTGCTGGTATGGATTTCCTGGGTGGTGGCTTCCGTAACTCGGCTGCCACGATCTTTGTCTCACAAAAGCCATGGGATGAGCGTACGGTAAAAGCCAGTGATCTAGTTGGTGAGCTGTTTATGAAGACCGCGCATATCAAGGAGGCATTGGTATTGGCCTTCAACCCGCCAGCCATCTTTGGCCTGGGTAGTGCCGGTGGTTTCGACTTCTACATCCAGAACCGGGGTGAAGGTGGCGCCAAACGCCTGAACGAAGTGGCGCAACAGTTCATGGAACGTGCCAACAAAGATCCGATGCTGGCAGGGGTCAATACCTTGTGGCGTGCTGCTACACCACAGTTGTATGTGGACGTGGACCGTGAAAAGGCGGCATCGCTGGGTGTATCGCTGGATAATGTGTTCAACACCTTGTCCGCCATGCTGGGTAACTACTATGTCAATGACTTCAACAAGTATGGCCGTACCTGGCAGGTGTTGATGTCTGCTGATTCCAAGTACCGCATGCGCCCTGAAGATATTGGTTCTATGTATGTGAAGTCGACGTCGGGCAAGATGGTTCCATTGTCGGCCTTCACCAAGGTGGAATACACCTCGGGGCCGGAAACGCTGAACCGTTTCAACAACCTGCCTGCCGTACATTTGATGGGATCGGGTGCGCCGGGTGTCAGCTCAGGTCAAGCGATTGCCCGTATCGAACAGATCGCGAAGGAGGTCCTGCCACCTGACTTTACCTATGACTGGGGTGGTGCCTCTTATCAGGAGAAGCGCTCTGGTGGTACGTCTGGTCTGGCGATCGGAATGGCCGCGATCATGGTGTTCCTGATCCTGGCAGCACAGTACGAGAAGTGGTCGATGCCATTGTCCGTCATGCTGGCCCTACCGTTCGGTACCTTTGGTGCATTGGCTGCCGTGTGGTTGCGGGACATGAGTAATGACGTGTACTTCCAGATTGGCTTGGTAACCTTGCTGGGCTTGGCGGCGAAGAATGCGATCTTGATTGTGGAGTTCGCGGTACTCAAGAAGAACGAAGGCCTCTCAACAGTGGAAGCGGCACGGGAAGCAGCACGACTGCGCTTCCGTCCGATTCTGATGACTTCACTGGCCTTCATTTTGGGCGTGGTGCCGTTGGCCTTCTCGTCCGGTGCGGGCGCGGCATCCCGTCAATCGGTAGGGACCGGGGTAATGGGTGGGATGTTGGCGGCAACCTTCCTGGCCATCTTCTTTGTACCGCTGTTTTATAAGTTGATCACTGACTTGTTTGCCAAGAAGTCGAAAAACGAAGATGTGATCCCGGTCGAGCGTACGACCACGGAGGAACCCTATGCGTAA
- a CDS encoding efflux transporter outer membrane subunit, whose protein sequence is MRNSLTLAVALTVLAGCASGPDYQRPALDLPAAVRTENKPLELSRWWAAFNDATLNSLIDDALQHNQDLKIASARVEEARALVDSSRVAYLPQLDAAMTSSRTRPSHRTAGYQAGSPNQVTNHQATLNVSYELDLWGKIRRANEAADAELLSSREAKHAAQAAIAAQVAQTYFQLRALDKKVELASKTLDTRDEAMKLQQARFKSGVISSLDLSQAESEREAIAVALPSLKAAQSKTERALALLVGRSPKDIVEGRVARPQADAAWPTLPTVPAGLTADVLTQRPDVRQAEAGLVAANARIGEARAQYYPSISLTGAFGSASESLSKLFTGDALMWNVAGSLVQPLVGLKRIDAQVNQVEARKVQQQASYVKTVQTAFKEALDALTSRSAAVEVQTAQNRRLQSLTQATKLASLRYQAGQGSYLELLDSQRNLYSTDLDRVDAEFAALNATVDVFRAFGGGWATDEKVAAK, encoded by the coding sequence ATGCGTAATTCCCTCACCCTTGCCGTTGCATTGACGGTGTTGGCGGGCTGCGCCAGTGGGCCGGATTACCAGCGCCCAGCGCTGGACCTGCCGGCCGCTGTCCGCACGGAGAACAAGCCGCTTGAATTGTCGCGCTGGTGGGCAGCGTTCAACGATGCCACGTTGAACAGCCTGATTGATGATGCCTTGCAGCACAATCAGGATCTGAAAATTGCCAGTGCGCGTGTTGAAGAAGCGCGTGCCCTGGTCGATTCCAGCCGTGTTGCTTATCTGCCACAGCTGGATGCAGCGATGACCAGTTCACGGACCCGGCCTAGTCATCGTACTGCTGGCTATCAGGCAGGTTCGCCCAATCAGGTGACCAATCATCAGGCCACGTTGAATGTGTCCTATGAGTTAGATCTGTGGGGCAAAATTCGGCGTGCCAATGAGGCCGCCGATGCCGAACTGCTGAGCAGTCGTGAAGCCAAACATGCGGCACAGGCAGCCATCGCTGCTCAGGTCGCGCAGACATACTTCCAGTTGCGCGCGCTGGATAAGAAAGTCGAGCTGGCCAGCAAAACGCTGGATACCCGTGACGAAGCGATGAAGTTGCAGCAGGCTCGGTTCAAGTCGGGTGTGATTTCGTCACTGGATTTGTCGCAAGCTGAGAGCGAGCGTGAGGCCATTGCGGTGGCTTTGCCCAGCCTGAAAGCAGCTCAATCCAAAACCGAGCGGGCCTTGGCCTTGCTGGTGGGCCGATCGCCGAAGGATATTGTAGAAGGCCGTGTAGCGCGGCCGCAAGCGGATGCGGCATGGCCGACCTTGCCAACCGTGCCAGCTGGACTGACAGCGGATGTTCTGACACAGCGTCCTGACGTACGCCAGGCCGAAGCAGGTCTGGTTGCTGCGAATGCACGAATTGGTGAGGCGCGGGCGCAGTATTACCCCTCAATATCACTGACCGGTGCATTCGGTAGTGCCAGCGAGTCGTTGTCAAAGTTATTCACCGGTGACGCATTGATGTGGAATGTGGCAGGTTCGCTGGTGCAGCCGTTGGTGGGTTTGAAGCGTATCGATGCACAGGTCAATCAGGTTGAAGCCCGCAAAGTTCAACAGCAGGCCAGTTATGTAAAGACGGTACAGACCGCCTTCAAAGAGGCCCTGGATGCGTTGACCAGTCGTAGCGCCGCCGTTGAGGTACAAACTGCCCAAAACCGTCGGCTGCAATCGTTGACGCAGGCGACCAAACTGGCTTCGTTGCGATATCAGGCTGGCCAGGGCAGTTACCTGGAGCTGTTGGACTCGCAACGTAATCTGTATTCAACCGATCTTGATCGTGTGGACGCAGAGTTTGCCGCCTTGAATGCGACGGTGGATGTGTTCCGTGCGTTTGGTGGTGGCTGGGCGACCGATGAAAAAGTGGCGGCAAAATAA
- a CDS encoding YebC/PmpR family DNA-binding transcriptional regulator → MAGHSKWANIQHRKGRQDAKRGKVFTKLIKEVTVAAKMGGGDINFNPRLRLAVDKAKEENMPADNIDRAIKRGTGELEGVTYEEARYEGYGIGGAAVMVDCLTDNKTRTVADVRHAFSKYGGNMGTDGCVSFQFKHCGYLIYAPGVNEDAIMEAALEAGAEDVVTNDDGSIEVITPPYEFTTVKEVLEKAGFKAEMGEVTMKPLNETELTGDDAVRMQKLLDVLDALDDVQEVYTSALMSE, encoded by the coding sequence ATGGCTGGTCATTCCAAATGGGCCAATATCCAACACCGTAAAGGCCGCCAAGACGCCAAACGCGGCAAGGTGTTCACCAAACTGATCAAGGAAGTCACCGTTGCTGCCAAGATGGGCGGAGGTGACATCAATTTCAATCCACGTCTGCGCTTGGCTGTTGACAAGGCCAAAGAAGAAAACATGCCAGCCGACAATATTGATCGTGCCATCAAGCGTGGTACCGGCGAGTTGGAAGGTGTGACCTATGAAGAGGCACGTTACGAAGGTTATGGCATTGGTGGTGCCGCCGTGATGGTGGATTGCCTGACCGATAACAAAACCCGTACCGTTGCCGATGTACGCCATGCATTTTCCAAATATGGTGGCAATATGGGGACCGACGGTTGTGTGTCATTCCAGTTCAAGCATTGTGGTTATCTGATTTATGCTCCAGGTGTGAATGAAGACGCAATCATGGAAGCGGCGCTGGAGGCTGGTGCTGAGGACGTCGTGACCAATGATGATGGTTCGATCGAAGTCATCACGCCACCCTATGAATTCACAACTGTCAAGGAAGTACTGGAAAAAGCCGGGTTCAAAGCAGAAATGGGTGAGGTCACCATGAAACCATTGAATGAAACTGAGTTGACCGGTGACGATGCCGTCAGGATGCAAAAGCTGTTGGATGTATTGGATGCGCTGGATGACGTGCAAGAGGTCTATACTTCTGCCTTGATGAGCGAATAA